A DNA window from Suncus etruscus isolate mSunEtr1 chromosome 8, mSunEtr1.pri.cur, whole genome shotgun sequence contains the following coding sequences:
- the LOC126015940 gene encoding LOW QUALITY PROTEIN: GA-binding protein subunit beta-2-like (The sequence of the model RefSeq protein was modified relative to this genomic sequence to represent the inferred CDS: inserted 1 base in 1 codon; deleted 2 bases in 1 codon; substituted 1 base at 1 genomic stop codon) encodes MSLLLEAAKEGQDDEVRTLMATGAPFTTDWLGTSPLHFAAQYGHYSTAEVLLRADISRDARTKVDRTPLHMAAADTHIVELLVRNGTDVNAKDMLKMTALHWATERLHQDVVRLLLQYGANVHASSKFDKSAFDIALEKNDADILVXLQEAMRSXVNTHPERERASPRTVAAPFLFTSGEVVSLADIVPSARAKIAAVNTEEIPDGNFVDSSVQHPVGSSSQRFISIVTNGVPLGNIQTAIPAEGISQPFLVTMQNGQQVLTVPSGVVAEETIVEKEEEVMESWPLTKKLRLKEMTNRGETGTENESFQRQLQEANRRAQEYRYQLLRKEEAEQYRLQLEAMAHQQPKGVDFTVVGEMSEVTSMVVTEQEGSKRNEGMTVARTRGTTEPHPGISMETVSS; translated from the exons ATGTCG CTATTGCTAGAAGCAGCAAAGGAGGGCCAAGATGATGAAGTGAGAACGTTGATGGCAACTGGTGCCCCTTTCACCACAGACTGGCTCGGAACATCACCCCTGCACTTTGCAGCCCAGTATGGCCATTACTCCACGGCGGAGGTGCTCCTGCGGGCTGACATCAGCAGGGACGCCCGGACCAAAGTGGACAGGACCCCTTTGCACATGGCCGCCGCCGACACACACATTGTGGAGCTGCTAGTCAGGAACGGCACGGATGTGAATGCCAAGGACATGCTGAAGATGACAGCTTTGCACTGGGCCACAGAACGCCTCCATCAAGATGTTGTCAGGCTGCTTCTCCAATACGGAGCCAATGTGCATGCTTCCAGCAAGTTCGATAAATCTGCCTTTGACATAGCCCTGGAGAAGAACGACGCTGATATTCTGG ATCTGCAGGAGGCAATGCGGAGTTAGGTCAACACTCACCCGGAGAGGGAGAGAGCCAGCCCCAGGACTGTGGCTGCCCCGTTCCTCTTCACCTCAGGAGAAGTGGTCAGCTTGGCTGACATTGTTCCCTCAGCCAGGGCCAAGATCGCTGCAGTGAATACCGAGGAAATCCCAGATGGAAATTTTGTCGACTCCTCAGTCCAGCATCCGGTGGGAAGTAGCAGCCAAAGGTTCATCTCCATAGTCACCAATGGGGTCCCCCTGGGTAACATTCAGACCGCAATCCCCGCTGAAGGCATCAGCCAGCCCTTTCTGGTCACTATGCAGAACGGACAGCAAGTTCTCACAGTACCTTCTGGTGTGGTTGCAGAGGAGACTATAgttgaaaaagaggaagaagtaatGGAGAGTTGGCCACTGACtaagaaactgaggctcaaagaGATGACGAACAGAGGGGAGACTGGCACTGAGAACGAATCATTCCAGCGACAGCTCCAGGAGGCCAACAGGAGAGCCCAAGAGTACCGATACCAGCTCCTGAGGAAAGAGGAGGCAGAACAGTATCGGCTCCAGCTGGAGGCCATGGCTCACCAGCAGCCCAAGGGGGTCGACTTCACTGTGGTCGGAGAGATGTCAGAGGTCACCTCCATGGTCGTCACAGAGCAGGAA GGAAGCAAGAGAAATGAGGGAATGACAGTGGCCAGGACAAGAGGGACCACGGAACCGCACCCTGGAATTTCCATGGAGACAGTCTCCTCTTAA